The proteins below are encoded in one region of Pongo pygmaeus isolate AG05252 chromosome 20, NHGRI_mPonPyg2-v2.0_pri, whole genome shotgun sequence:
- the ZNF471 gene encoding zinc finger protein 471 isoform X1 yields MTSRSQRHRQRHKAPHVLTPKAQPSRVSLPGPRNCLALSRHCSSRERPEEKAKMNVEVVKVMPQDLVTFKDVAIDFSQEEWQWMNPAQKCLYRSMMLENYQSLVSLGLCISKPYVISLLEQGREPWEMTSEMTRSPFSDWESIYVTQELPLKQFMYDDACMEGITSYGLECSTFEENWKWEDLFEKQMGSHEMFSKKETITHKETITKETEFKYTKFGKCIHLENIEENIYNHTSDKKSFSKNSMVIKHKKVYVGKKLFKCNECDKTFTHSSSLTVHFRIHTGEKPYACEECGKAFKQRQHLAQHHRTHTGEKLFECKECRKAFKQSEHLIQHQRIHTGEKPYKCKECRKAFRQPAHLAQHQRIHTGEKPYECKECGKAFSDGSSFARHQRCHTGKRPYECIECGKAFRYNTSFIRHWRSYHTGEKPFNCIDCGKAFSVHIGLILHRRIHTGEKPYKCDVCGKTFSSGSSRTVHQRIHTGEKPYECDICGKDFSHHASLTQHQRVHSGEKPYECKECGKAFRQNVHLVSHLRIHTGEKPYECKECGKAFRISSQLATHQRIHTGEKPYECIECGNAFKQRSHLAQHQKTHTGEKPYECNECGKAFSQTSNLTQHQRIHTGEKPYKCTECGKAFSDSSSCAQHQRLHTGQRPYQCFECGKAFRRKLSLICHQRSHTGEEP; encoded by the exons ATGACATCGCGATCACAGAGGCACAGACAGCGTCACAAAGCCCCACACGTACTCACACCGAAGGCTCAGCCGTCGCGCGTTTCCCTCCCAGGCCCCAGGAACTG CCTTGCCCTCTCAAGACACTGTTCTTCAAGAGAAAGACCAGAAGAGAAGGCAAAAATGAATGTTGAAGTAGTAAAAGTCATGCCCCAG GACTTAGTGACATTCAAGGATGTGGCAATAGATTTTTCCCAGGAAGAATGGCAATGGATGAACCCTGCTCAGAAGTGTTTATACAGGAGTATGATGTTGGAGAACTATCAGAGCCTGGTATCCCTTG GTCTTTGCATTTCTAAGCCATATGTGATCTCCTTATTGGAGCAAGGGAGAGAGCCTTGGGAGATGACGAGTGAGATGACAAGAAGCCCATTCTCAG aTTGGGAATCTATATATGTGACACAGGAATTACCTCTGAAGCAGTTCATGTATGATGATGCATGCATGGAGGGAATTACAAGCTATGGACTTGAGTGTTCCACTTTTGAAGAAAATTGGAAATGGGAAGATCTTTTTGAGAAGCAGATGGGAAGTCACGAGATGTTTAGCAAGAAAGAAACAATCACTCATAAAGAAACTATCACTAAGGAAACAGAATTCAAATATACTAAATTTGGGAAATGTATCCATCTGGAAAACATAGAAGAGAATATTTATAATCACACATCAGATAAAAAAAGCTTCTCCAAAAATTCTATGGTAATAAAACACAAGAAAGTCTATGTAGGAAAGAAGCTTtttaaatgtaatgaatgtgacaAAACCTTCACCCATAGCTCATCCCTTACTGTTCATTTTAGAATTCATACTGGTGAAAAACCATATGCCTGTgaggaatgtggaaaagccttcaaGCAAAGGCAACACCTTGCTCAACATCACAGAAcacatactggagagaaactctTTGAATGTAAAGAATGTAGGAAAGCCTTCAAACAAAGTGAACACCTTATTCAGCAtcaaagaattcatactggagaaaaaccataTAAATGTAAGGAATGTAGAAAAGCCTTCAGACAGCCTGCACACCTTGCTcagcatcagagaattcatactggagagaaaccctatgaatgtaaagaatgtggcaaagccttcagTGATGGCTCATCTTTTGCTCGACATCAGAGATGTCACACTGGCAAAAGACCCTATGAATGTATTGAGTGTGGGAAGGCTTTTAGGTATAACACATCTTTTATTCGTCACTGGAGGAGTTatcatactggagagaagccttTTAATTGCATTGattgtgggaaagccttcagtgTTCACATAGGACTTATTCTGCATAGGAGaattcatacaggagagaaaccttacaaatgtgatGTGTGTGGAAAAACCTTCAGCTCTGGTTCATCCCGTACtgtacatcagagaattcatacaggagagaaaccttatgaatgtgATATATGTGGGAAAGATTTTAGCCATCATGCATCACTCACTCAGCATCAAAGAGTACActctggagagaaaccttatgaatgtaaggaatgtgggaaagcctttaggCAGAATGTACACCTTGTTAGTCATTTGAGAATTCATACTGGtgaaaaaccctatgaatgtaaagaatgtggaaaagcttTTAGAATCAGTTCGCAGCTGGCTActcatcagagaattcatactggagagaagccttatgaatgtattgaatgtggaaatgctTTCAAACAGAGATCACACCTTGCCCAACATCAGAAAactcatacaggagagaaaccttatgaGTGTAATGAATGCGGGAAAGCCTTCAGCCAAACTTCCAATCTTACTCAACAtcaaagaattcatactggagagaaaccctataaatgtacTGAATGTGGAAAGGCTTTTAGTGATAGCTCATCCTGTGCTCAGCATCAAAGACTCCACACTGGCCAAAGGCCCTATCAGTGTTTTGAATGTGGGAAGGCATTCAGAAGAAAGTTATCCTTAATTTGTCATCAAAGAAGTCATACTGGAGAAGAGCCTTAA
- the ZNF471 gene encoding zinc finger protein 471 isoform X2, with amino-acid sequence MSYFSPKVETSWINSELSLDMSIGWLRIYLSLQDLVTFKDVAIDFSQEEWQWMNPAQKCLYRSMMLENYQSLVSLGLCISKPYVISLLEQGREPWEMTSEMTRSPFSDWESIYVTQELPLKQFMYDDACMEGITSYGLECSTFEENWKWEDLFEKQMGSHEMFSKKETITHKETITKETEFKYTKFGKCIHLENIEENIYNHTSDKKSFSKNSMVIKHKKVYVGKKLFKCNECDKTFTHSSSLTVHFRIHTGEKPYACEECGKAFKQRQHLAQHHRTHTGEKLFECKECRKAFKQSEHLIQHQRIHTGEKPYKCKECRKAFRQPAHLAQHQRIHTGEKPYECKECGKAFSDGSSFARHQRCHTGKRPYECIECGKAFRYNTSFIRHWRSYHTGEKPFNCIDCGKAFSVHIGLILHRRIHTGEKPYKCDVCGKTFSSGSSRTVHQRIHTGEKPYECDICGKDFSHHASLTQHQRVHSGEKPYECKECGKAFRQNVHLVSHLRIHTGEKPYECKECGKAFRISSQLATHQRIHTGEKPYECIECGNAFKQRSHLAQHQKTHTGEKPYECNECGKAFSQTSNLTQHQRIHTGEKPYKCTECGKAFSDSSSCAQHQRLHTGQRPYQCFECGKAFRRKLSLICHQRSHTGEEP; translated from the exons atgaGTTATTTCTCACCTAAAGTAGAGACATCTTGGATCAACTCAGAGTTATCTTTGGACATGAGCATTGGTTGGTTAAGAATATATTTGTCACTTCAGGACTTAGTGACATTCAAGGATGTGGCAATAGATTTTTCCCAGGAAGAATGGCAATGGATGAACCCTGCTCAGAAGTGTTTATACAGGAGTATGATGTTGGAGAACTATCAGAGCCTGGTATCCCTTG GTCTTTGCATTTCTAAGCCATATGTGATCTCCTTATTGGAGCAAGGGAGAGAGCCTTGGGAGATGACGAGTGAGATGACAAGAAGCCCATTCTCAG aTTGGGAATCTATATATGTGACACAGGAATTACCTCTGAAGCAGTTCATGTATGATGATGCATGCATGGAGGGAATTACAAGCTATGGACTTGAGTGTTCCACTTTTGAAGAAAATTGGAAATGGGAAGATCTTTTTGAGAAGCAGATGGGAAGTCACGAGATGTTTAGCAAGAAAGAAACAATCACTCATAAAGAAACTATCACTAAGGAAACAGAATTCAAATATACTAAATTTGGGAAATGTATCCATCTGGAAAACATAGAAGAGAATATTTATAATCACACATCAGATAAAAAAAGCTTCTCCAAAAATTCTATGGTAATAAAACACAAGAAAGTCTATGTAGGAAAGAAGCTTtttaaatgtaatgaatgtgacaAAACCTTCACCCATAGCTCATCCCTTACTGTTCATTTTAGAATTCATACTGGTGAAAAACCATATGCCTGTgaggaatgtggaaaagccttcaaGCAAAGGCAACACCTTGCTCAACATCACAGAAcacatactggagagaaactctTTGAATGTAAAGAATGTAGGAAAGCCTTCAAACAAAGTGAACACCTTATTCAGCAtcaaagaattcatactggagaaaaaccataTAAATGTAAGGAATGTAGAAAAGCCTTCAGACAGCCTGCACACCTTGCTcagcatcagagaattcatactggagagaaaccctatgaatgtaaagaatgtggcaaagccttcagTGATGGCTCATCTTTTGCTCGACATCAGAGATGTCACACTGGCAAAAGACCCTATGAATGTATTGAGTGTGGGAAGGCTTTTAGGTATAACACATCTTTTATTCGTCACTGGAGGAGTTatcatactggagagaagccttTTAATTGCATTGattgtgggaaagccttcagtgTTCACATAGGACTTATTCTGCATAGGAGaattcatacaggagagaaaccttacaaatgtgatGTGTGTGGAAAAACCTTCAGCTCTGGTTCATCCCGTACtgtacatcagagaattcatacaggagagaaaccttatgaatgtgATATATGTGGGAAAGATTTTAGCCATCATGCATCACTCACTCAGCATCAAAGAGTACActctggagagaaaccttatgaatgtaaggaatgtgggaaagcctttaggCAGAATGTACACCTTGTTAGTCATTTGAGAATTCATACTGGtgaaaaaccctatgaatgtaaagaatgtggaaaagcttTTAGAATCAGTTCGCAGCTGGCTActcatcagagaattcatactggagagaagccttatgaatgtattgaatgtggaaatgctTTCAAACAGAGATCACACCTTGCCCAACATCAGAAAactcatacaggagagaaaccttatgaGTGTAATGAATGCGGGAAAGCCTTCAGCCAAACTTCCAATCTTACTCAACAtcaaagaattcatactggagagaaaccctataaatgtacTGAATGTGGAAAGGCTTTTAGTGATAGCTCATCCTGTGCTCAGCATCAAAGACTCCACACTGGCCAAAGGCCCTATCAGTGTTTTGAATGTGGGAAGGCATTCAGAAGAAAGTTATCCTTAATTTGTCATCAAAGAAGTCATACTGGAGAAGAGCCTTAA